From the Diospyros lotus cultivar Yz01 chromosome 13, ASM1463336v1, whole genome shotgun sequence genome, one window contains:
- the LOC127788140 gene encoding secreted RxLR effector protein 161-like yields the protein MSPKTPEEKQHMDMIPYALTVGSLMYVMLCTRPDIAYVVSVTSRYQSNPGLEHWTAVKCILKYLKRTKDLLLMYGGGDLRVNGFSDSYFQSDVDDRKSTFGFVFVCNGGAVNWKSSKQEITADSTTEAEYVAACDAANEAVWMRKFIAELEVVPSIELPISLYCDKNGAIA from the coding sequence ATGTCTCCCAAGACACCCGAAGAAAAACAACACATGGACATGATTCCTTATGCCTTGACTGTTGGAAGTCTAATGTATGTTATGCTATGTAcaaggcctgatatcgcatatgtTGTGAGTGTCACGAGTAGATATCAGTCCAATCCAGGTTTGGAACATTGGACAGCAGTAAAGtgtatccttaagtacttgaaaAGGACTAAGGATTTGTTACTAATGTATGGAGGAGGTGATCTCCGTGTTAACGGGTTCTCTGATTCATATTTTCAATCTGATGtggatgatagaaagtctacatTCGGGTTTGTGTTTGTCTGTAATGGTGGGGCAGTTaattggaagagttccaaacaagaaataACTGCAGACTCTACCACAGAAGCCGAATATGTTGCGGCATGCGATGCTGCAAATGAGGCTGTTTGGATGAGAAAGTTCATTGCTGAACTAGAAGTGGTTCCATCCATTGAGTTGCCGATATCTTTATATTGCGACAAAAATGGGGCCATTGCATAG